A single region of the Raphanus sativus cultivar WK10039 chromosome 1, ASM80110v3, whole genome shotgun sequence genome encodes:
- the LOC130495501 gene encoding LOW QUALITY PROTEIN: cyclin-dependent protein kinase inhibitor SMR16 (The sequence of the model RefSeq protein was modified relative to this genomic sequence to represent the inferred CDS: inserted 3 bases in 3 codons; substituted 1 base at 1 genomic stop codon), with product MVRVFLYHARIIHIITIWTIKIRCEFLGNSIEGVTTYVEPISPLHSGDSGFIALXPLCAHYQMRIDSLTNCSDEXIIESVLKTSFSILLSVWXIGSETPLSAYCPGAPMKLTRSSRNIXLGYRRKLF from the exons atgGTCCGTGTATTTCTCTACCATGCTAGAATCATAC ATATTATAACAATATGGACAATAAAGATCCGATGTGAGTTTTTAGGAAACTCCATTGAAGGAGTAACAACATATGTGGAACCCATATCTCCTCTACACAGTGGAGACAGTGGATTCATTGCAT TTCCACTCTGTGCCCACTACCAGATGAGGATTGATTCGCTTACTAATTGTTCCGATGAATAAATCATCGAGTCTGTCTTAAAAACCTCTTTTAGTATTTTGCTCTCCGTCT TGATTGGTTCCGAAACACCGCTATCTGCATATTGCCCTGGAGCTCCCATGAAGCTTACCAGGTCATCGAGAAACA GTCTAGGATATCGAAGAAAGCTCTTCTGA
- the LOC130509429 gene encoding protein-tyrosine sulfotransferase, which produces MHMNPISKLALVWFTLVGSVLVSSAEELEFGHCERVVKKWAETSSREEDPNKDKRSLKDLLFFLHVPRTGGRTYFHCFLRKLYDNAEECPRSYDKLHFDPRKQKCKLLATHDDYSLMSKLPRERTSVMTIVRDPVARVLSTYEFSVEVAARFLVHPNLTSATKMSGRIRKNNVISTLDIWPWKYLVPWMREDLFARRDARKLKGVVIIEDDNPYDMDEMLMPLHKYLDTPTAHDIIHNGATFQIAGLTNNSRLSEAHEVRHCVQKYRNLGEPVLQVAKRRLDSMLYVGLTEEHRESASLFANVVGSQVLSQLGASNATAKTETTKQEASVTVSESGSDKSETQNGTSEVASNKIEAKSGNMTVKTLMEVYEGCITHLRKSQGTRRVNSLKRISPANFTRGTRSRVPNEVIQQIKSLNNLDVELYKYAKEIFVKEHELVSNKMVSTSKGSIVDLQNVFGEMEGEKLWKLVSVALMLLLLFLLFLFVNARRRRTSKVKI; this is translated from the exons ATGCATATGAATCCTATCTCGAAGCTAGCTCTGGTGTGGTTTACACTTGTCGGCTCAG TTCTTGTCTCCTCTGCGGAGGAGCTTGAGTTTGGTCATTGCGAGAGAGTTGTGAAAAAGTGGGCAGAGACTTCTTCTCGTGAAGAAGATCCTAACAAAGACAAACGCTCGCTTAAGGATCTGCTCTTCTTTCTCCATGTTCCTCGAACTGGTGGCAGGACTTATTTCCACTG TTTCTTGAGGAAGTTGTATGATAACGCTGAGGAATGTCCTCGTTCTTACGACAAGCTCCATTTCGATCCTAG GAAGCAAAAGTGCAAGTTGTTGGCAACGCATGATGATTATAGTTTAATGTCTAAGCTTCCGAGGGAGAGAACCTCGGTGATGACAATAGTCCGGGACCCCGTTGCGCGTGTCCTGAGCACTTATGAGTTTTCGGTAGAGGTGGCAGCTAGGTTCTTGGTGCATCCCAATTTGACTTCTGCGACGAAGATGTCTGGCCGCATCCGCAAGAATAATGTGATAAGCACGCTTGACATATGGCCGTGGAAGTACCTTGTTCCATGGATGAGGGAAGACCTGTTTGCTCGG AGAGATGCACGAAAACTCAAGGGAGTAGTTATTATTGAGGACGACAACCCTTACGACATGGACGAGATGCTTATGCCACTGCACAAGTATCTCGACACCCCTACTGCTCATGACATTATCCACAACGGAGCAACGTTTcag ATTGCAGGATTGACAAACAATTCACGTTTATCAGAAGCCCACGAGGTTCGGCATTGTGTGCAGAAGTACAGAAACCTCGGTGAGCCTGTTCTCCAAGTCGCCAAG AGAAGGTTAGACAGCATGTTGTATGTTGGACTGACAGAAGAGCACAGGGAATCTGCATCGCTTTTTGCCAATGTAGTGGGTTCTCAGGTGCTTTCTCAATTGGGTGCGTCAAATGCAACTGCAAAAACCGAAACTACTAAACAAG AAGCAAGTGTTACAGTTTCAGAATCTGGATCAGATAAGAGTGAAACCCAG AATGGTACATCTGAAGTTGCATCTAATAAGATAGAAGCTAAGAGTGGAAAT ATGACGGTAAAAACCTTAATGGAAGTCTATGAGGGATGCATTACTCATCTAAGAAAGTCCCAAGGAACCAGACGTGTCAACTCCTTGAAGAGAATCTCGCCAGCTAATTTTACCAGAGgg ACGCGTTCAAGAGTTCCTAACGAGGTCATTCAGCAGATCAAATCGCTTAACAATCTAGATGTGGAGCTTTACAAGTATGCTAAAGAGATCTTTGTCAAAGAGCATGAACTAGTGTCGAATAAAATGGTTTCAACT TCGAAGGGGAGCATTGTTGATCTGCAGAACGTATTTGGAGAAATGGAGGGTGAGAAGCTGTGGAAGTTGGTATCAGTGGCATTGATGCTGTTACTGCTCTTCCTCTTGTTTCTATTTGTAAACGCTAGAAGGAGAAGAACCTCTAAAGTTAAGATTTGA
- the LOC108862186 gene encoding GATA transcription factor 11 isoform X2, translated as MFFPKNGKFLRPFCFVWCEKMRPTLVSAVFINSVMRRNNFMNWLPEEELKGLSDNFFDDFIDHIDFPLEDIDTTNGEGGDWDAQFKELEPPPMDMFTSFPSEFNSCAAIKAGTQKALPVLSGSSAALSGINSTVQQSSSSHPEVKVSKLFQSSSPVSVLESSDGSFSPQNSTSQRLSFPVKGVRSKRRRPTTLRLGYIYPFEPEKLIPPGESESETYYSSSEQHAKKKRKISPSSSYSSASSSSEGLNSDGIVWKCTHCETTKTPQWREGPNGPKTLCNACGVRFRSGRLVPEYRPASSPTFIPSVHSNSHRKIIEMRRKEGDQFDDTPAW; from the exons atgttttttccaaaaaatgGTAAATTTCTTCGTCCGTTTTGCTTTGTTTGGTGTGAGAAAATGCGACCGACACTTGTCTCTGCGGTTTTTATAAACTCAGTGATGAGAAGAAATAACT TTATGAACTGGTTACCTGAGGAGGAGTTAAAAGGTCTCTCAGACAATTTCTTCGATGATTTCATCGACCATATTGATTTTCCGCTAGAAGACATCGATACCACCAATGGCGAGGGAGGTGATTGGGACGCTCAGTTTAAAGAACTCGAGCCTCCTCCCATGGATATGTTTACTAGTTTCCCCTCTGAGTTCAACTCTTGTGCTGCCATTAAGGCCGGGACTCAGAAGGCCTTGCCTGTTTTG TCCGGTTCATCTGCAGCCTTGTCTGGCATAAATAGCACTGTCCAGCAATCTTCATCATCACATCCTGAGGTCAAAGTCTCTAAGCTGTTTCAGTCTTCAAGCCCAGTGTCAGTTCTTGAGAGCAGCGACGGTTCTTTCTCGCCACAGAACTCCACATCTCAGAGATTGTCTTTTCCTGTTAAAGGCGTGAGAAGCAAGCGCAGACGCCCCACTACACTGAGACTTGGATACATTTACCCTTTTGAGCCTGAGAAGTTAATCCCCCCGGGGGAATCAGAGTCCGAGACTTACTATTCTTCTTCTGAGCAGCATGCCAAGAAGAAACGCAAGATATCCCCGAGCAGCAGCTACTCATCAGCGTCATCGAGTTCTGAGGGATTAAACTCTGATGGGATAGTTTGGAAATGCACTCACTGTGAGACAACCAAGACTCCTCAGTGGAGGGAAGGGCCCAATGGGCCAAAGACCCTCTGCAACGCGTGCGGGGTCAGGTTCAGATCAGGCCGTTTAGTTCCTGAGTATAGACCAGCGTCAAGCCCGACCTTCATCCCATCTGTGCATTCTAACTCACACAGGAAGATCATAGAGATGAGGAGGAAGGAAGGTGATCAGTTTGATGACACACCAGCATGGTGA
- the LOC108862186 gene encoding GATA transcription factor 11 isoform X1, giving the protein MFFPKNGKFLRPFCFVWCEKMRPTLVSAVFINSVMRRNNFMNWLPEEELKGLSDNFFDDFIDHIDFPLEDIDTTNGEGGDWDAQFKELEPPPMDMFTSFPSEFNSCAAIKAGTQKALPVLKQSGSSAALSGINSTVQQSSSSHPEVKVSKLFQSSSPVSVLESSDGSFSPQNSTSQRLSFPVKGVRSKRRRPTTLRLGYIYPFEPEKLIPPGESESETYYSSSEQHAKKKRKISPSSSYSSASSSSEGLNSDGIVWKCTHCETTKTPQWREGPNGPKTLCNACGVRFRSGRLVPEYRPASSPTFIPSVHSNSHRKIIEMRRKEGDQFDDTPAW; this is encoded by the exons atgttttttccaaaaaatgGTAAATTTCTTCGTCCGTTTTGCTTTGTTTGGTGTGAGAAAATGCGACCGACACTTGTCTCTGCGGTTTTTATAAACTCAGTGATGAGAAGAAATAACT TTATGAACTGGTTACCTGAGGAGGAGTTAAAAGGTCTCTCAGACAATTTCTTCGATGATTTCATCGACCATATTGATTTTCCGCTAGAAGACATCGATACCACCAATGGCGAGGGAGGTGATTGGGACGCTCAGTTTAAAGAACTCGAGCCTCCTCCCATGGATATGTTTACTAGTTTCCCCTCTGAGTTCAACTCTTGTGCTGCCATTAAGGCCGGGACTCAGAAGGCCTTGCCTGTTTTG AAACAGTCCGGTTCATCTGCAGCCTTGTCTGGCATAAATAGCACTGTCCAGCAATCTTCATCATCACATCCTGAGGTCAAAGTCTCTAAGCTGTTTCAGTCTTCAAGCCCAGTGTCAGTTCTTGAGAGCAGCGACGGTTCTTTCTCGCCACAGAACTCCACATCTCAGAGATTGTCTTTTCCTGTTAAAGGCGTGAGAAGCAAGCGCAGACGCCCCACTACACTGAGACTTGGATACATTTACCCTTTTGAGCCTGAGAAGTTAATCCCCCCGGGGGAATCAGAGTCCGAGACTTACTATTCTTCTTCTGAGCAGCATGCCAAGAAGAAACGCAAGATATCCCCGAGCAGCAGCTACTCATCAGCGTCATCGAGTTCTGAGGGATTAAACTCTGATGGGATAGTTTGGAAATGCACTCACTGTGAGACAACCAAGACTCCTCAGTGGAGGGAAGGGCCCAATGGGCCAAAGACCCTCTGCAACGCGTGCGGGGTCAGGTTCAGATCAGGCCGTTTAGTTCCTGAGTATAGACCAGCGTCAAGCCCGACCTTCATCCCATCTGTGCATTCTAACTCACACAGGAAGATCATAGAGATGAGGAGGAAGGAAGGTGATCAGTTTGATGACACACCAGCATGGTGA
- the LOC108862186 gene encoding GATA transcription factor 11 isoform X3: MNWLPEEELKGLSDNFFDDFIDHIDFPLEDIDTTNGEGGDWDAQFKELEPPPMDMFTSFPSEFNSCAAIKAGTQKALPVLKQSGSSAALSGINSTVQQSSSSHPEVKVSKLFQSSSPVSVLESSDGSFSPQNSTSQRLSFPVKGVRSKRRRPTTLRLGYIYPFEPEKLIPPGESESETYYSSSEQHAKKKRKISPSSSYSSASSSSEGLNSDGIVWKCTHCETTKTPQWREGPNGPKTLCNACGVRFRSGRLVPEYRPASSPTFIPSVHSNSHRKIIEMRRKEGDQFDDTPAW, from the exons ATGAACTGGTTACCTGAGGAGGAGTTAAAAGGTCTCTCAGACAATTTCTTCGATGATTTCATCGACCATATTGATTTTCCGCTAGAAGACATCGATACCACCAATGGCGAGGGAGGTGATTGGGACGCTCAGTTTAAAGAACTCGAGCCTCCTCCCATGGATATGTTTACTAGTTTCCCCTCTGAGTTCAACTCTTGTGCTGCCATTAAGGCCGGGACTCAGAAGGCCTTGCCTGTTTTG AAACAGTCCGGTTCATCTGCAGCCTTGTCTGGCATAAATAGCACTGTCCAGCAATCTTCATCATCACATCCTGAGGTCAAAGTCTCTAAGCTGTTTCAGTCTTCAAGCCCAGTGTCAGTTCTTGAGAGCAGCGACGGTTCTTTCTCGCCACAGAACTCCACATCTCAGAGATTGTCTTTTCCTGTTAAAGGCGTGAGAAGCAAGCGCAGACGCCCCACTACACTGAGACTTGGATACATTTACCCTTTTGAGCCTGAGAAGTTAATCCCCCCGGGGGAATCAGAGTCCGAGACTTACTATTCTTCTTCTGAGCAGCATGCCAAGAAGAAACGCAAGATATCCCCGAGCAGCAGCTACTCATCAGCGTCATCGAGTTCTGAGGGATTAAACTCTGATGGGATAGTTTGGAAATGCACTCACTGTGAGACAACCAAGACTCCTCAGTGGAGGGAAGGGCCCAATGGGCCAAAGACCCTCTGCAACGCGTGCGGGGTCAGGTTCAGATCAGGCCGTTTAGTTCCTGAGTATAGACCAGCGTCAAGCCCGACCTTCATCCCATCTGTGCATTCTAACTCACACAGGAAGATCATAGAGATGAGGAGGAAGGAAGGTGATCAGTTTGATGACACACCAGCATGGTGA